From Halapricum desulfuricans, a single genomic window includes:
- a CDS encoding DUF6276 family protein, translated as MDCPECGSPVVEFEVPVQFQELLPGDESGVGICTHCLALHPAGDPTTDPDLQRISDAFPSNSDAAVPMALAVGLLDRFALYRSEIGTLFEAVERAGTDPMLVVDRLASDPTVDSHVDLNGRRRQLEQLL; from the coding sequence ATGGACTGTCCCGAATGCGGCTCGCCGGTCGTCGAGTTCGAAGTCCCCGTGCAGTTCCAGGAGCTGTTGCCCGGCGACGAATCCGGAGTCGGCATCTGCACCCACTGTCTGGCGCTCCATCCCGCGGGCGATCCGACGACAGATCCCGATCTACAGCGGATCAGTGACGCGTTCCCGTCGAACTCCGATGCGGCCGTCCCGATGGCGCTGGCAGTCGGGTTGCTCGATCGGTTCGCACTCTACCGTTCGGAGATCGGGACGCTGTTCGAAGCTGTCGAGCGCGCGGGGACCGACCCGATGCTCGTCGTCGATCGGCTCGCGTCCGACCCGACTGTCGACAGTCACGTCGACCTGAACGGGCGACGCCGGCAGCTCGAGCAATTGTTGTGA
- a CDS encoding type 1 glutamine amidotransferase domain-containing protein has translation MKLDDKRIAMLVGPGYEDLEFWAVYMRMQEEGAQVDVVGMEADVEYTSKSGGLTAETELAAEDVDPDEVDAVLVPGGWTPDKIRRDESVLELVREVYEDHKVVGLICHAGLVGISAGIVEGSDATGSRGIKDDLENAGANWVDEPAFRDGNLVWGRVVADIPDYCRVLVDALEKQ, from the coding sequence ATGAAACTGGACGACAAACGCATCGCCATGTTGGTCGGCCCCGGATACGAGGACCTGGAGTTCTGGGCCGTCTACATGCGCATGCAAGAGGAGGGCGCACAGGTCGACGTTGTCGGGATGGAGGCCGACGTCGAGTACACGAGCAAGAGCGGCGGACTGACCGCCGAGACCGAACTCGCGGCCGAAGATGTCGATCCGGACGAGGTAGATGCGGTCCTCGTTCCGGGCGGCTGGACGCCCGACAAGATACGGCGCGACGAGTCCGTGCTCGAGCTCGTCCGCGAGGTCTACGAGGACCACAAGGTCGTCGGGCTGATCTGTCACGCCGGGCTGGTCGGCATCTCGGCGGGCATCGTCGAGGGCTCGGATGCGACGGGCTCGCGCGGGATCAAAGACGACCTCGAAAACGCCGGCGCGAACTGGGTCGACGAACCGGCGTTCAGAGACGGCAATCTCGTCTGGGGGCGCGTCGTCGCCGATATCCCTGACTACTGTCGTGTCTTGGTCGACGCGCTCGAAAAGCAGTGA
- a CDS encoding V-type ATP synthase subunit D: protein MATDVKPTRKNLMAIEDRIELSERGHDTLEKKRDGLIMEFMDILDQAQDVRSDLEDTYDTAQQRLDMARAMDGDVAVRGAAAALKEHPEITTQSKNIMGVVVPQIESTSVRKSLDQRGYGVLGTSGRIDAAAEAYEELLEQIILAAEVETAMKELLDEIETTKRRVNALEFKLLPELNENKEYIEQKLEEQEREEIFRMKKIKDKKEAQERAEREAESAESED, encoded by the coding sequence ATGGCCACCGACGTCAAACCAACCCGGAAGAACCTCATGGCGATCGAGGACCGGATCGAGCTCTCCGAGCGGGGCCACGACACCCTCGAAAAGAAGCGCGACGGCCTCATCATGGAGTTCATGGACATCCTGGATCAGGCACAGGACGTCCGGTCGGATCTGGAGGACACCTACGATACGGCCCAACAGCGGCTGGACATGGCGCGGGCGATGGACGGCGACGTCGCGGTTCGCGGGGCCGCCGCCGCGCTGAAAGAGCACCCCGAGATCACGACCCAGTCGAAGAACATCATGGGCGTTGTCGTCCCGCAGATCGAGTCGACGAGCGTCCGCAAGAGCCTCGATCAGCGCGGCTACGGCGTGCTCGGCACGTCGGGCCGGATCGACGCCGCCGCGGAGGCCTACGAGGAACTGCTCGAACAGATCATCCTCGCAGCGGAGGTCGAGACCGCGATGAAGGAACTGCTCGACGAGATCGAGACGACGAAACGCCGGGTCAACGCGCTGGAGTTCAAGCTGTTGCCCGAGCTCAACGAGAACAAGGAGTACATCGAGCAGAAGCTCGAAGAACAGGAGCGCGAGGAGATCTTCCGGATGAAAAAGATCAAGGACAAAAAGGAAGCCCAGGAACGGGCCGAACGCGAGGCCGAATCAGCCGAGTCCGAGGACTGA
- a CDS encoding DUF7411 family protein yields the protein MNAAVCFSGGKDSSLAALLLEPFYEVTLVCATAGVADSAAHAREAAETIDFPFERVELEESVVREAAERIVADGFPRNGIQAIHEHALEEVAQLEYDAVADGTRRDDRVPTIPRSFAQSLEDRHGIDYLSPLTGFGRGAVDRLVETRLDVEAGPSEQVPKGDYETEIRAVIAEEHGQEAVSECFPEHTQTRVRGRR from the coding sequence ATGAACGCAGCCGTCTGTTTTAGCGGTGGCAAGGACTCGTCGCTTGCGGCGCTGCTCCTCGAACCGTTCTACGAGGTGACGCTGGTCTGTGCGACCGCCGGCGTCGCCGACAGCGCGGCCCACGCACGGGAGGCGGCCGAAACCATCGACTTCCCCTTCGAGCGGGTCGAACTCGAGGAGTCCGTCGTGCGCGAGGCGGCCGAACGGATCGTCGCCGACGGGTTCCCGCGAAACGGGATTCAGGCGATCCACGAGCACGCGCTCGAAGAAGTCGCCCAGTTGGAGTACGACGCCGTCGCCGACGGGACGCGCCGGGACGATCGCGTCCCGACGATCCCCCGGTCGTTCGCCCAGAGCCTCGAAGATCGCCACGGGATCGACTACCTCTCGCCGCTGACAGGGTTCGGTCGCGGGGCCGTCGACCGGCTGGTCGAGACCCGCCTCGACGTGGAGGCCGGCCCGAGCGAGCAAGTGCCGAAAGGCGACTACGAGACGGAGATTCGGGCAGTCATCGCCGAGGAGCACGGCCAGGAGGCCGTCAGCGAGTGTTTTCCCGAGCATACACAGACGCGAGTGCGCGGCCGGCGGTGA
- a CDS encoding DNA-binding protein — protein MSGEPSDDELEELRQKKMEQMRDQAEGGSGGQSEGRQAAKEQAEAQRKALLRQHLTDGARKRLNTVKMSKPEIAEQVEQQVVALAQSGRLGGEQIDEDQMRDLLKELTPDSKSFNIRHR, from the coding sequence ATGAGCGGAGAGCCAAGCGACGACGAACTCGAAGAGCTTCGCCAGAAGAAGATGGAACAGATGCGCGACCAGGCCGAAGGCGGTAGTGGCGGCCAGAGTGAGGGCAGACAGGCAGCCAAAGAGCAAGCCGAGGCCCAGCGCAAGGCCCTGCTCCGCCAGCATCTCACCGACGGGGCGCGAAAGCGACTGAACACGGTCAAGATGTCCAAACCGGAGATCGCCGAGCAAGTCGAACAGCAGGTCGTCGCGCTGGCACAGAGCGGGCGACTGGGCGGCGAGCAGATCGACGAGGACCAGATGCGGGATCTGCTGAAGGAACTCACCCCCGACTCGAAGAGCTTCAACATCCGCCACCGGTAG
- a CDS encoding glutamate--tRNA ligase: MDEDIRERVEEAAEVDALFNALKHDSDAQVGAIMGPLMGENPAFREYGDEIAGVVAPVVQRVNDMDPAQKRERLGELAPERLEELEREDEGDEHALPDLPNADEVRMRAAPNPNGPWHLGHARMPAVIGTYKERYDGSFIVRFDDTDPETKRPDLDAYDAILDDIEYLGFEPDEVLRASDRLETYYDHARELIDQGGAYTCTCPQEEFSERKNNGKACPHREKDPEQTREEFEAMIDGEYDSGEMVLRVKTDIEHKNPALRDWVAFRMIDTPHPREAASEYRCWPMLDFQSGIDDHLTGVTHIIRGIDLQDSAKRQQFVYEYFGWDYPEVIHWGHVQVEAYDVAMSTSTIKEKIDSGDLDGWDDPRAPTLKSLRRRGIRGEAIVDAMVELGTSTSNVDLSMSAVYANNRELIDDGADRAFFVRDAHAGDDAVGPAVEKPIVDGPDAATPPVHPNEERGRREIPVEDAVLVEAEDVPAEGDRIWLKGYGCVRHTGGTFEYTDDDIEVVRDGDVEVVHWVPAEGAVPTRMRTMDGDVTGYAEPGLADYEPDDMLQFVRIGFIRVDTLPAADDELVTYFAHP, from the coding sequence ATGGACGAGGACATTCGCGAGCGCGTCGAGGAAGCCGCCGAGGTCGACGCGCTGTTCAACGCCTTGAAGCACGATAGCGACGCACAGGTCGGGGCGATCATGGGACCGCTGATGGGCGAAAACCCCGCGTTCCGCGAGTACGGCGACGAGATTGCCGGCGTCGTCGCCCCCGTGGTCCAGCGAGTCAACGACATGGACCCAGCCCAGAAGCGCGAACGGCTCGGGGAACTCGCGCCCGAACGCCTCGAGGAACTCGAACGCGAGGACGAGGGCGACGAGCACGCGCTGCCCGATCTGCCGAACGCCGACGAGGTCCGGATGCGCGCCGCCCCGAACCCCAACGGCCCCTGGCACCTCGGCCACGCCCGGATGCCCGCCGTCATCGGCACCTACAAGGAGCGCTACGACGGATCCTTCATCGTTCGGTTCGACGACACCGACCCCGAGACCAAGCGGCCGGATCTGGATGCCTACGACGCGATCCTCGACGACATCGAATACCTGGGTTTCGAGCCCGACGAAGTTCTGCGGGCCAGCGATCGGCTGGAGACCTATTACGACCACGCTCGAGAACTGATCGATCAGGGCGGTGCCTACACCTGCACGTGTCCCCAGGAGGAGTTCTCCGAGCGCAAGAACAACGGTAAAGCCTGTCCACACCGCGAGAAGGATCCCGAGCAGACCCGCGAGGAGTTCGAGGCGATGATCGACGGCGAGTACGACTCCGGCGAGATGGTCCTGCGGGTGAAAACCGACATCGAGCACAAGAACCCCGCACTGCGCGACTGGGTGGCCTTCCGGATGATCGATACCCCGCACCCGCGCGAGGCAGCCAGCGAGTACCGCTGCTGGCCCATGCTGGACTTCCAGAGCGGGATCGACGACCACCTCACGGGCGTCACGCACATCATCCGCGGGATCGACCTGCAGGACTCGGCCAAGCGCCAGCAGTTCGTCTATGAGTACTTCGGCTGGGACTATCCCGAGGTGATCCACTGGGGGCACGTCCAGGTCGAGGCCTACGACGTCGCGATGAGCACCTCGACGATCAAGGAGAAGATCGACTCCGGCGATCTCGACGGCTGGGACGACCCCCGGGCACCCACCCTCAAAAGTCTCAGGCGCCGCGGGATCAGGGGCGAGGCGATCGTCGACGCGATGGTCGAACTCGGCACCTCCACCAGCAACGTCGATCTGTCGATGTCGGCGGTCTACGCGAACAACCGCGAGTTGATCGACGACGGGGCCGACCGGGCCTTCTTCGTCCGGGATGCCCACGCTGGCGACGACGCGGTCGGGCCAGCCGTCGAGAAGCCGATCGTCGACGGGCCTGACGCCGCTACGCCGCCGGTCCACCCCAACGAGGAGCGGGGCCGTCGAGAGATCCCCGTCGAAGACGCTGTGCTGGTCGAAGCCGAGGACGTGCCGGCCGAGGGCGATCGGATCTGGCTGAAAGGCTACGGCTGCGTGCGACACACCGGAGGGACCTTCGAGTACACCGACGACGATATTGAGGTCGTCCGAGACGGTGACGTCGAGGTCGTCCACTGGGTGCCGGCCGAGGGTGCGGTTCCGACGCGCATGCGGACGATGGACGGCGACGTGACGGGCTACGCCGAGCCCGGCCTCGCGGACTACGAGCCCGACGACATGCTGCAGTTCGTGCGGATCGGGTTCATCAGGGTCGATACGCTCCCGGCAGCGGACGACGAACTGGTGACGTACTTCGCTCATCCCTGA
- a CDS encoding NUDIX hydrolase: MTDRDLAWNRLESETVYTCPGFDVINETVQLPDGTETDFDYVAEGDSVVILPVTTDDEVVVIEEWREPVRRINYGLPAGGLEPDDSEPAAAVERELAEETGYEAQRVEHLTTVEPTNGFADTVFHYFLADGCTPTAEQDLDHDETIAVSTTTFEKLLSAVREGELRDGRAALGILYYHAFEA, translated from the coding sequence ATGACCGATCGTGATCTAGCGTGGAACCGTCTCGAATCCGAGACCGTCTACACCTGCCCGGGATTCGACGTGATCAACGAGACCGTCCAGCTGCCCGACGGTACCGAGACGGACTTCGATTACGTCGCCGAGGGCGACAGCGTCGTTATTCTCCCCGTCACGACCGACGACGAGGTCGTCGTCATCGAGGAGTGGCGCGAGCCCGTTCGGCGGATCAACTACGGACTGCCGGCCGGCGGCCTGGAACCGGACGATTCGGAGCCAGCGGCCGCTGTCGAACGCGAACTCGCCGAGGAGACCGGCTACGAGGCACAGCGAGTCGAGCATCTCACGACCGTCGAGCCGACGAACGGCTTCGCCGACACGGTCTTCCATTACTTCCTCGCCGACGGCTGTACGCCCACTGCCGAGCAGGACCTCGATCACGACGAGACCATCGCCGTCTCGACGACGACTTTCGAGAAACTCCTGAGCGCCGTCCGGGAGGGGGAACTGCGGGACGGACGTGCAGCCCTGGGCATCCTCTATTATCACGCGTTCGAGGCGTGA
- a CDS encoding ABC transporter permease, with protein MSSETDGVARTSNTFASDVWTNFMRWNINAVRNPFVVISSLLQPIIFLFLFTQVFGNVAGQALSGPISYETYLVPAIVIQIALIVASSSGIGLVDDIESGVFQKTLVTPMSRTAIFLGKTLSELVRIVVQIVIVLALGVLLGAEIKSGLTGALAIIGVAVLFSLWFLAFSNVVALATRDQESTIIAANMIQLPLLFVSSAFLPVNSMPDWIQVVATYNPITYGVDAARAIMVNADVMEVWNVTAFGGIWNTLVPAIGVLVALDLVFGAIAVYTITRATSADVQ; from the coding sequence ATGAGCTCGGAGACGGACGGAGTCGCCCGGACCTCGAACACGTTCGCCAGCGACGTCTGGACGAACTTCATGCGCTGGAACATCAACGCCGTGCGCAATCCGTTCGTGGTGATCTCCTCGCTGCTGCAGCCGATCATCTTCCTGTTTCTGTTCACGCAGGTGTTCGGCAACGTCGCCGGTCAGGCGCTCTCCGGCCCGATAAGCTACGAGACCTACCTCGTGCCGGCGATCGTCATCCAGATTGCGCTGATCGTCGCCTCCTCGTCGGGGATCGGGCTGGTCGACGACATCGAGAGTGGCGTCTTCCAGAAGACGCTGGTCACGCCGATGAGCCGGACGGCGATCTTCCTGGGAAAGACCCTGTCAGAACTGGTTCGGATCGTCGTCCAGATCGTCATCGTGCTGGCGCTGGGCGTGCTCCTGGGTGCGGAGATCAAGTCGGGACTGACCGGCGCGCTGGCGATAATCGGCGTTGCGGTCCTGTTCTCGCTGTGGTTCCTGGCGTTCTCGAACGTCGTCGCGCTCGCCACGCGGGACCAGGAATCGACCATCATCGCCGCGAACATGATCCAACTCCCGCTGCTGTTCGTCTCCAGCGCCTTTCTGCCGGTGAACTCGATGCCGGACTGGATCCAGGTCGTCGCGACGTACAACCCGATCACCTACGGCGTCGACGCCGCACGCGCGATCATGGTCAACGCTGACGTTATGGAGGTCTGGAACGTCACTGCCTTCGGTGGGATCTGGAACACGCTCGTCCCCGCGATCGGCGTGCTGGTCGCGCTCGATCTGGTCTTCGGCGCGATCGCCGTCTACACCATCACGCGAGCGACCAGCGCCGACGTACAGTAA
- a CDS encoding ATP-binding cassette domain-containing protein — protein MTDTDGTAQGDHAIETDGLEVTYSDGTEAVRGVSLSIPRGEFFGFLGPNGAGKTTTIKTLATLLRPTAGSVRVNGFDVESEPRKIRESIGYMAQETSVITEMTARENLRFACDAYGVPKRDRSGRIEELLDLVDLADVADKRAEGFSGGMKKRLDAAMALVHRPPLVFLDEPTTGLDPKARNRLWEYFEAINDDGTTIFLTTQYLEEADYLCDRLSVILDGEIVAEGSPADLKREVGGEILDIELEDGADARERAADIVREDGLFSDDPTVDATDSGISVTSRDARQRGPDLLVALRDAGIAVTGFNVRSPTLDDVFLAITGEHIEDDLPDEPGAEQATGETPAAAAADGGER, from the coding sequence ATGACAGACACAGACGGGACTGCACAGGGGGACCACGCCATCGAGACGGACGGGCTGGAGGTGACCTACAGCGACGGGACCGAAGCGGTACGCGGCGTGTCGCTATCGATCCCTCGGGGGGAGTTCTTCGGATTTCTGGGCCCGAACGGAGCGGGGAAGACGACGACGATCAAGACCCTGGCGACGCTACTGCGGCCGACGGCCGGATCGGTTCGAGTCAACGGGTTCGACGTCGAGAGCGAGCCACGGAAGATCCGGGAGTCGATCGGGTACATGGCCCAGGAGACCAGCGTCATCACGGAGATGACGGCCCGCGAGAACTTGCGATTCGCCTGTGACGCCTACGGCGTGCCCAAACGCGATCGGAGCGGCCGTATCGAGGAGTTGCTCGATCTGGTCGATCTGGCCGACGTCGCGGACAAACGGGCCGAAGGGTTCTCCGGTGGGATGAAAAAACGCCTCGACGCCGCGATGGCGCTGGTCCATCGGCCGCCGCTGGTTTTCCTGGACGAACCGACGACGGGGCTGGATCCGAAGGCCAGGAACCGCCTGTGGGAGTACTTCGAGGCGATCAACGACGACGGGACGACGATCTTTCTGACGACCCAGTACCTCGAAGAGGCCGACTATCTCTGTGATCGGCTCTCGGTCATTCTCGACGGCGAGATCGTCGCGGAGGGGTCACCCGCGGACCTCAAGCGCGAGGTCGGCGGCGAGATCCTCGACATCGAACTCGAAGACGGCGCGGACGCACGCGAGCGGGCCGCTGACATCGTCCGCGAAGACGGCCTGTTTTCGGACGATCCGACCGTCGACGCTACCGACAGCGGGATTTCGGTCACCTCGCGGGACGCGCGCCAGCGCGGGCCCGACCTGCTCGTCGCGCTCCGTGACGCCGGGATCGCCGTCACCGGGTTCAACGTCCGCTCGCCGACCCTCGATGACGTGTTCCTCGCGATCACCGGCGAGCACATCGAGGACGACCTGCCCGACGAACCGGGAGCGGAGCAGGCGACGGGAGAAACTCCCGCGGCTGCCGCGGCCGACGGGGGTGAACGATGA
- a CDS encoding NAD(P)H-binding protein: MDTVLVTGATGTVGSRVVDRLTDRDVTVRAATRDPADEQFQGDVEPVAFDFEKPETWGAAFGGVDAMFLVRPPAIARVGDSMLPAIDAGARVGVERIVLLSVLGAEQNPLLPHRRIEKHLRDSDATWTFLRASFFMENLLAVHRREITEHGEIVVPAGDGETSFVAADDVAAMAVAALTESGHEYRAYDVTGPEAVTYYDVAHTLSDALDRSVTYEAPSLARFVRHSRRLGRDWSFLLVMAALYTTARLGLAGRVSDDVKRVLGRPTMSFREWAKRNVTAFDPSADEPENNSLNGSE; this comes from the coding sequence ATGGACACAGTGCTCGTCACGGGGGCGACAGGGACGGTCGGCTCCCGGGTCGTGGACAGACTCACAGACCGAGACGTCACGGTCAGAGCGGCCACGCGCGATCCCGCCGACGAGCAGTTTCAGGGCGATGTCGAGCCGGTCGCGTTCGACTTCGAAAAGCCCGAAACGTGGGGGGCGGCCTTTGGAGGCGTCGATGCGATGTTCCTCGTCAGACCGCCCGCTATCGCCCGGGTCGGCGACTCGATGCTCCCGGCGATCGACGCTGGCGCGCGGGTCGGCGTCGAACGAATCGTCCTGCTGTCGGTGCTGGGCGCGGAGCAGAACCCGCTGTTGCCCCACCGGAGGATCGAAAAACACCTCCGGGACAGTGATGCAACCTGGACGTTCCTGCGGGCGTCGTTTTTCATGGAAAACCTGCTTGCGGTTCACCGACGGGAGATCACGGAGCACGGCGAGATCGTCGTCCCGGCAGGTGACGGCGAGACCAGTTTCGTCGCTGCAGACGACGTCGCCGCTATGGCGGTCGCGGCGCTGACCGAATCCGGCCACGAGTATCGCGCCTACGACGTGACGGGGCCGGAAGCAGTGACCTACTACGACGTGGCCCACACGCTGTCGGACGCCCTCGATCGATCCGTCACCTACGAGGCTCCATCGCTCGCCCGGTTCGTCCGGCACTCACGCCGACTCGGCCGCGACTGGTCGTTCCTGCTTGTGATGGCGGCGCTGTACACGACCGCCCGTCTCGGCCTCGCAGGGCGGGTCAGTGACGACGTCAAGCGGGTACTGGGTCGACCGACGATGTCGTTCCGCGAGTGGGCCAAACGGAACGTCACAGCGTTCGACCCGAGTGCGGACGAACCGGAAAATAACAGTCTTAACGGGAGTGAGTGA
- a CDS encoding TetR/AcrR family transcriptional regulator: protein MSAGNPFAEDAEDTQTAIMRATFDALVEYGYAGLTIDRIDEFFPKSKSLLYHHYDGKDELLLDFLSRMIDNREATIDHEPSDDARERLDRWLDAAAAPELAEEDLGFIRGLVELRAQAAHDERYREQFTRSDRLFRGWLADIIAEGIEDGVFRDVDPEQVATTIHMLAGGIMAERVTNDDPRVEDVRAELDAYVEARLLAD from the coding sequence ATGTCGGCCGGAAACCCGTTCGCCGAGGATGCCGAAGACACCCAGACTGCGATCATGCGGGCGACGTTCGACGCGCTCGTCGAGTACGGCTACGCCGGACTGACGATCGACCGAATCGACGAGTTCTTTCCCAAGAGCAAGTCGCTGCTCTATCACCACTACGACGGCAAGGACGAGCTCCTGTTGGATTTCCTCTCGCGGATGATCGACAACCGCGAGGCCACGATCGACCACGAACCGTCTGACGACGCCCGCGAGCGGCTCGATCGATGGCTCGACGCCGCTGCGGCGCCCGAACTCGCCGAGGAGGACCTCGGATTCATTCGCGGACTGGTCGAACTCCGCGCGCAGGCGGCCCACGACGAACGCTACCGCGAGCAATTCACGCGAAGCGACCGGCTCTTCCGGGGGTGGCTCGCCGATATCATCGCTGAGGGCATCGAGGATGGTGTTTTTCGCGATGTCGACCCCGAACAGGTCGCGACGACGATCCACATGCTCGCGGGTGGGATCATGGCCGAACGGGTCACGAACGACGATCCGCGCGTGGAAGACGTCCGTGCTGAACTCGACGCCTACGTCGAGGCGCGGCTGCTGGCGGATTGA
- a CDS encoding amphi-Trp domain-containing protein, which translates to MPEEVLFKSESDQSRAEIASYLRTVAENLESGSEINLKSGGESVTLDPPARPTFEVKAEREGPTDRPGELSIEFELEWDEDGGESGESGQLEIE; encoded by the coding sequence ATGCCAGAGGAAGTGCTGTTCAAATCCGAGAGCGACCAGAGCCGAGCGGAAATCGCGTCCTACCTCCGGACCGTGGCGGAGAACCTCGAAAGCGGGAGCGAGATCAACCTGAAATCCGGCGGCGAATCCGTGACGCTCGACCCTCCAGCCCGGCCGACCTTCGAGGTCAAGGCCGAGCGCGAGGGACCGACGGATCGCCCAGGCGAGTTGAGCATCGAGTTCGAACTCGAATGGGACGAAGACGGCGGCGAGAGTGGTGAGAGCGGGCAGCTAGAGATCGAGTGA
- a CDS encoding M24 family metallopeptidase, with amino-acid sequence MDPDLSRLDETLATLDVDGYLIDADSTDADQYYLSGFDAPDPFLTLYDGSVRLLFVRSLEFGRAKRESRAETVERFTDYGYDDYLEDHDRTEAAHRSRAAFLDAYGIDSVAVPSRFPLSTADGLRDQGIEVVVDDGEAVTDIRARKTDEEIEHVRAAQRANEAAMAAAEDLLDRAEIDGDRLFVDGETLTSERVKEEIEVTLLRHGCALDETIVACGADAADPHDRGSGPLEPGEPIIVDIFPQDKATKYHGDMTRTFCVGEPDDRVREWYDLTERAYRAALAAVEPGVTGSDVHDAACDVYEDAGEPTLRSEPSTETGFIHSTGHGVGLDVHELPSVAPGGSELEPGHVITIEPGLYDPEIGGVRIEDLVVVTEDGYENLTDYSVSLRIE; translated from the coding sequence ATGGATCCCGATCTCTCGCGACTGGACGAGACGCTCGCAACGCTGGACGTCGACGGCTACCTGATCGACGCCGACTCGACGGACGCCGATCAGTACTACCTCTCCGGGTTCGACGCGCCCGACCCCTTCCTCACGCTGTATGACGGTTCGGTTCGGCTGCTGTTCGTTCGGAGCCTGGAGTTCGGCCGCGCGAAACGCGAGAGCCGCGCCGAAACCGTCGAACGCTTCACCGACTACGGATACGACGACTACCTCGAGGATCACGACCGAACCGAAGCTGCTCATCGGAGCCGCGCGGCGTTTCTGGACGCCTATGGTATCGATTCGGTCGCCGTTCCGTCACGGTTCCCGCTGTCGACTGCCGACGGACTCCGCGATCAGGGAATCGAAGTCGTCGTCGACGACGGCGAAGCGGTCACTGATATCCGCGCGCGCAAGACCGACGAGGAGATCGAACACGTCCGGGCGGCCCAGCGGGCCAACGAGGCCGCGATGGCGGCCGCCGAGGACCTCCTCGATCGAGCGGAGATCGACGGCGACCGGCTGTTCGTCGACGGCGAGACCTTGACCAGCGAGCGAGTCAAGGAGGAGATCGAAGTCACACTTCTGCGCCACGGCTGCGCGCTCGACGAGACGATCGTCGCCTGCGGGGCCGACGCCGCCGATCCTCACGACCGCGGGAGCGGTCCCCTCGAGCCTGGTGAGCCGATCATCGTCGACATCTTTCCGCAGGACAAGGCCACAAAGTACCACGGCGATATGACCCGGACGTTCTGTGTCGGCGAGCCCGACGATCGAGTCCGGGAGTGGTACGATCTGACCGAGCGAGCCTACCGGGCCGCGCTGGCGGCGGTCGAGCCGGGCGTGACGGGTTCGGACGTCCACGACGCGGCCTGTGATGTCTACGAGGACGCCGGCGAGCCGACCCTGCGAAGCGAGCCCAGCACCGAGACGGGGTTCATCCACAGCACGGGTCACGGCGTCGGGCTTGACGTCCACGAACTCCCGAGCGTGGCCCCGGGTGGCTCGGAACTCGAACCGGGGCACGTCATCACGATCGAACCCGGTCTGTACGATCCCGAGATCGGCGGCGTTCGCATCGAGGACCTGGTCGTCGTCACCGAAGACGGCTACGAAAACCTCACCGACTATTCCGTGTCGCTCCGAATCGAGTAG